From a region of the Cyclopterus lumpus isolate fCycLum1 chromosome 5, fCycLum1.pri, whole genome shotgun sequence genome:
- the snrpc gene encoding U1 small nuclear ribonucleoprotein C: MPKFYCDYCDTYLTHDSPSVRKTHCSGRKHKENVKDYYQKWMEEQAQSLIDKTTAAFQQGKIPPTPFPGGPPPGGPPRPGMLPTPPMGGPPMMPMMGPPPHGMMPGGPGGMRPPMGGPMQMMPGPPHMMRHPRPMMMPVRPGMMRPDR; encoded by the exons ATGCCTAA GTTTTACTGTGACTACTGTGATACCTACCTTACTCATGATTCG CCATCAGTGAGGAAGACCCACTGCAGTGGCCGAAAACACAAGGAAAATGTGAAGGACTACTACCAGAAATGGATGGAGGAGCAGGCTCAGAGCCTGATCGATAAAACGA CGGCCGCCTTTCAACAGGGAAAGATCCCTCCCACACCGTTCCCTGGTGGCCCTCCCCCAG GTGGTCCTCCTCGGCCAGGCATGCTACCAACGCCCCCCATGGGAGGTCCGCCTATGATGCCCATGATGGGGCCTCCACCTCATGGAATGATGCCCGGTGGACCCG GAGGCATGAGGCCGCCGATGGGAGGACCCATGCAGATGATGCCGGGACCGCCACACATGATGCGTCACCCTCGACCGATGATGATGCCGGTCCGGCCGGGCATGATGCGACCAGACAGATAA